Proteins from a genomic interval of Arachis hypogaea cultivar Tifrunner chromosome 10, arahy.Tifrunner.gnm2.J5K5, whole genome shotgun sequence:
- the LOC112716326 gene encoding paired amphipathic helix protein Sin3-like 2 isoform X1, translating to MKRTRDDAFSGSQFKRPFASSRGDSYGQTQGAGGGSGGGGGGGATPSQKLTTNDALTYLKEVKDMFQDQREKYDLFLEVMKDFKAQRTDTAGVIARVKELFKGHNNLIFGFNTFLPKGYEITLDEEEAPPKKTVEFEEAISFVNKIKKRFQNDEHVYKSFLDILNMYRKEHKDIGEVYNEVATLFKDHRDLLDEFTRFLPDTSQAPSAQHAPYGRSSLQRFNERSSTAPMMRQVHVDKQRYRRDRILGSHDRDQSVDRADLDDDKINMHKEQRKRENRDRRVRDHDEREQDLDNGRDLNLQRFQDKKKSVKKAEGFAMASDFPSYDDKDALKTMYGQAFSFCEKVKEKLSSSDDYQAFLKCLHIFSNGIIKRNDLQNLVTDLLGKHSDLLHEFNDFLERCENIDGFLAGVMSKKSLSTDGHISRSSKLEDKDKEHKREMDGPKEKERYSKYSGKSIQELDLSDCKRCTPSYRLLPADYPIPVASQRSELGAQVLNDHWVSVTSGSEDYSFKHMRRNQYEESLFRCEDDRFEMDMLLESVSSAAKRVEELSNSINENKMENLGRIEDQFTALNLRCIERLYGDHGLDVIDILRKNPTHALPVILTRLKQKQEEWTKCRADFNKVWAEIYAKNHYKSLDHRSFYFKQQDSKNLHTKYLVTEIKEIKEKQQKEDDILQSIAAGSKQPLTPHLEFEYPDAAIHEDLYKLIRYSCEEIYSSRELMNKTMRLWCTFLEPMLGVPSRSHGTEKVEERKAGPNVGNAGNGSPHGDSISINSRLPKSDKNEADGRVPDVKNVHRTSAAANDKENGSVGRENFCRDEPPLDKGQTNIECNNKVSGINKQFSADEQGAKNNALISVRGEKLEDNPSRNNEELTPGAVTTPSRPTDADESVPKPQEVNATLVEGSDVTAPVTVADGVPTQSSKVRSHEESAGPCKTEKEEGELSPNGDSEEDNFVAYGDSNVQSMSKSKHTIERRKYQSRIGEDESCPEAGAGDNDADADDEDSENVSEAGEDVSGSESAGDECFREDHEDEEDIEHDDVDGKAESEGEAEGTCDAQSAGGDGSSQPHSERFLSSVKPLTKHVSAVSYVEDMKDSRVFYGNDDFYALFRLHQLLYERILSAKTNATNSEMKWKAKDASSPDPYLKFMDALYSLLDGSFENAKFEDECRAIIGNQSYVLFTLDKLIYKLVRHLQNVATDDMANKLLQLYEYEKSRKPGKLNDSVYHANAHVILNEDNIYRLQCSSPPSRLSIQLMDNMNEKPEMFAVSIDPNFSFYLHNDFLSVLPSKKEPHGILLQRNKRKFGDIDELSGITSAMEGVKLINGLECKIACSSSKISYVLDTQDFFFRPKRRRQASPETRSCRHRRDREERYRRLMATVSQ from the exons GTCATAGCAAGGGTGAAGGAGCTATTCAAAGGGCACAACAATTTGATATTTGGATTTAACACTTTCTTGCCTAAGGGATATGAGATAACACTTGATGAGGAAGAGGCTCCTCCGAAGAAAACAGTTGAATTTGAAGAAGCGATTAGTTTTGTGAACAAGATAAAG AAACGATTCCAAAATGATGAGCATGTTTACAAATCATTCTTGGACATTTTGAACATGTACCGCAAAGAGCACAAGGACATTGGTGAGGTTTATAACGAG GTTGCTACCCTTTTCAAGGACCATAGAGATTTGCTTGATGAGTTCACTAGATTCTTACCAGATACTTCTCAAGCACCTTCTGCACAGCATGCTCCATATGGTCGAAGTTCATTGCAACGATTCAATGAGCGGAGTTCTACAGCACCCATGATGCGACAAGTGCATGTAGACAAG CAACGTTATCGACGAGACAGGATTCTTGGCTCTCATGATCGTGATCAGAGCGTTGATCGAGCTGATCTGGATGATGACAAAATAAACATGCACAAGGAGCAGAGGAAACGTGAGAATAGGGATAGAAGAGTCCGTGATCATGATGAGAGAGAACAAGATCTTGATAATGGCAGGGATTTGAACTTGCAACGCTTTCAAGACAAAAAGAAATCTGTCAAGAAGGCGGAAGGGTTTGCCATGGCTTCTGACTTTCCTTCATATGATGACAAAGATGCGTTAAAGA CCATGTATGGTCAAGCATTCAGCTTCTGCGAGAAAGTTAAGGAGAAGTTGAGCAGTTCTGATGACTACCAAGCATTCTTGAAGTGCCTTCACATTTTCAGCAATGGGATAATAAAAAGGAACGATTTGCAAAATTTG GTAACTGATTTACTTGGAAAACACTCCGATCTATTGCATGAATTCAATGATTTCCTGGAGCGTTGTGAAAATATTG ATGGATTCCTTGCTGGTGTCATGAGTAAAA AGTCCCTGTCTACCGATGGTCATATATCAAGATCATCAAAGTTGGAGGACAAAGATAAAGAGCACAAGCGTGAGATGGATGGACCTAAAGAGAAAGAAAGATACAGTAAATACTCGGGAAAATCCATTCAAGAACTTGATCTTAGTGATTGCAAACGTTGTACTCCAAGCTACAGGCTGCTGCCTGCAGAT TATCCAATTCCTGTGGCTAGTCAGAGATCTGAACTTGGAGCTCAAGTATTGAATGACCATTGGGTATCTGTGACTTCAGGAAGCGAGGATTACTCTTTCAAACATATGCGCAGGAATCAGTATGAAGAAAGCTTATTCAGATGCGAAGATGACAG ATTTGAAATGGACATGCTATTAGAGTCAGTGAGTTCTGCTGCGAAACGTGTAGAGGAGTTGTCTAATAGCATTAATGAGAATAAGATGGAGAACCTGGGCCGGATTGAAGATCAATTCACTG CTTTAAATTTAAGGTGTATTGAACGTTTGTACGGTGACCATGGTCTCGATGTGATAGACATTTTGCGTAAAAATCCAACTCATGCTCTGCCTGTAATATTGACTCGACTTAAGCAGAAACAAGAGGAGTGGACTAAGTGTCGTGCAGATTTCAATAAAGTTTGGGCTGAAATTTATGCTAAGAACCACTACAAGTCACTCGATCACCGTAGCTTCTATTTCAAGCAACAAGATTCAAAGAACTTGCACACGAAAT ATTTGGTGACTGAgattaaagaaattaaagagaagcaGCAAAAAGAGGATGATATTCTTCAGTCCATTGCTGCTGGAAGTAAACAGCCTCTAACTCCACATCTTGAGTTTGAATATCCTGATGCTGCAATTCATGAAGACTTGTATAAACTTATTCGGTATTCATGTGAGGAGATTTACTCTAGTAGGGAGTTGATGAATAAAACTATGAGGCTCTGGTGTACCTTTTTGGAGCCGATGCTTGGTGTTCCTTCCCGATCACATGGGACAGAAAAGGTGGAAGAGAGGAAAGCAGGGCCTAATGTTGGCAATGCAGGCAATGGAAGTCCTCATGGAGACTCCATTTCAATTAATTCAAGGTTACCAAAATCTGACAAGAATGAAGCGGATGGTAGAGTACCTGATGTAAAGAATGTTCACCGGACTAGTGCTGCAGCTAATGATAAAGAAAATGGATCTGTTGGTCGTGAAAATTTCTGTAGAGATGAACCCCCACTGGATAAAGGGCAGACAAATATAGAGTGCAACAATAAAGTCTCTGGGATTAATAAACAATTTTCTGCTGATGAACAAGGAGCTAAAAACAATGCATTAATTTCAGTTAGAGGAGAAAAATTAGAAGATAATCCTAGCAGGAACAACGAAGAATTGACTCCAG GCGCTGTCACTACTCCTTCTCGACCTACTGACGCTGACGAATCCGTACCTAAACCTCAGGAAGTAAATGCTACTTTGGTAGAG GGGTCTGATGTTACAGCTCCAGTTACAGTGGCCGATGGGGTACCAACTCAGAGCAGTAAAGTTAGAAGCCATGAAGAATCTGCTGGGCCTTGTAAAACTGAGAAGGAAGAGGGCGAGTTATCACCAAATGGTGATTCGGAGGAGGATAACTTTGTTGCTTATGGAGATTCAAATGTGCAGTCAATGTCCAAGTCAAAGCACACTATTGAGAGAAGAAAATATCAGTCCAGAATTGGAGAGGATGAGTCCTGCCCAGAGGCTGGAG CAGGCGATAATGATGCAGATGCAGATGATGAGGACAGTGAAAATGTGTCTGAAGCTGGTGAAGATGTCTCGGGCAGTGAATCTGCTGGTGATGAATGCTTCCGAGAGGACCACGAGGATGAGGAAGATATAGAgcatgatgatgttgatggtaagGCTGAGAGTGAAGGTGAAGCAGAGGGTACATGTGATGCACAATCTGCTGGAGGAGATGGTTCATCTCAGCCACATTCAGAAAGGTTTCTTTCGTCTGTGAAACCTCTGACAAAGCATGTTTCAGCAGTGTCATATGTTGAAGACATGAAGGATTCAAGGGTGTTTTACGGAAATGATGATTTCTATGCACTTTTTAGGCTTCATCAA CTTCTTTATGAAAGGATCTTGTCTGCAAAAACCAATGCCACGAATTCAGAAATGAAATGGAAAGCCAAGGATGCCAGCTCCCCAGATCCTTATTTGAA ATTTATGGATGCATTGTACAGCCTTCTTGATGGATCTTTTGAGAATGCAAAGTTTGAAGATGAATGCCGAGCAATTATTGGCAACCAGTCATATGTGTTATTCACATTGGACAAATTAATATATAAACTAGTTAGACAT cTTCAAAATGTTGCAACAGATGATATGGCCAATAAGCTGCTCCAATTGTATGAGTACGAAAAGTCTCGGAAACCTGGGAAACTAAACGATTCAGTATATCATGCAAATGCACATGTTATACTTAATGAGGACAATATATATCGATTGCAATGT TCCTCACCACCCTCTCGGCTATCCATCCAGCTCATGGACAATATGAATGAAAAGCCTGAGATGTTTGCTGTTTCTATTGatccaaatttttctttttaccttCACAATGATTTTCTCTCCGTCCTTCCTTCTAAAAAGGAACCCCATGGCATTTTACTTCAAAG AAACAAACGCAAATTTGGAGATATTGATGAGCTTTCTGGAATAACTTCTGCTATGGAAGGTGTCAAGCTAATTAATGGCTTGGAATGTAAGATAGCTTGCAGCTCGTCCAAG ATCTCCTATGTTCTCGACACACAAGATTTCTTTTTCCGGCCGAAAAGGAGAAGGCAAGCGTCACCGGAAACCAGATCTTGTCGGCACCGGAGGGACAGAGAGGAAAGATACCGCAGGTTGATGGCGACCGTGTCTCAATGA
- the LOC112716326 gene encoding paired amphipathic helix protein Sin3-like 2 isoform X3, with protein sequence MKRTRDDAFSGSQFKRPFASSRGDSYGQTQGAGGGSGGGGGGGATPSQKLTTNDALTYLKEVKDMFQDQREKYDLFLEVMKDFKAQRTDTAGVIARVKELFKGHNNLIFGFNTFLPKGYEITLDEEEAPPKKTVEFEEAISFVNKIKKRFQNDEHVYKSFLDILNMYRKEHKDIGEVYNEVATLFKDHRDLLDEFTRFLPDTSQAPSAQHAPYGRSSLQRFNERSSTAPMMRQVHVDKQRYRRDRILGSHDRDQSVDRADLDDDKINMHKEQRKRENRDRRVRDHDEREQDLDNGRDLNLQRFQDKKKSVKKAEGFAMASDFPSYDDKDALKTMYGQAFSFCEKVKEKLSSSDDYQAFLKCLHIFSNGIIKRNDLQNLVTDLLGKHSDLLHEFNDFLERCENIDGFLAGVMSKKSLSTDGHISRSSKLEDKDKEHKREMDGPKEKERYSKYSGKSIQELDLSDCKRCTPSYRLLPADYPIPVASQRSELGAQVLNDHWVSVTSGSEDYSFKHMRRNQYEESLFRCEDDRFEMDMLLESVSSAAKRVEELSNSINENKMENLGRIEDQFTALNLRCIERLYGDHGLDVIDILRKNPTHALPVILTRLKQKQEEWTKCRADFNKVWAEIYAKNHYKSLDHRSFYFKQQDSKNLHTKYLVTEIKEIKEKQQKEDDILQSIAAGSKQPLTPHLEFEYPDAAIHEDLYKLIRYSCEEIYSSRELMNKTMRLWCTFLEPMLGVPSRSHGTEKVEERKAGPNVGNAGNGSPHGDSISINSRLPKSDKNEADGRVPDVKNVHRTSAAANDKENGSVGRENFCRDEPPLDKGQTNIECNNKVSGINKQFSADEQGAKNNALISVRGEKLEDNPSRNNEELTPGAVTTPSRPTDADESVPKPQEVNATLVEGSDVTAPVTVADGVPTQSSKVRSHEESAGPCKTEKEEGELSPNGDSEEDNFVAYGDSNVQSMSKSKHTIERRKYQSRIGEDESCPEAGDADDEDSENVSEAGEDVSGSESAGDECFREDHEDEEDIEHDDVDGKAESEGEAEGTCDAQSAGGDGSSQPHSERFLSSVKPLTKHVSAVSYVEDMKDSRVFYGNDDFYALFRLHQLLYERILSAKTNATNSEMKWKAKDASSPDPYLKFMDALYSLLDGSFENAKFEDECRAIIGNQSYVLFTLDKLIYKLVRHLQNVATDDMANKLLQLYEYEKSRKPGKLNDSVYHANAHVILNEDNIYRLQCSSPPSRLSIQLMDNMNEKPEMFAVSIDPNFSFYLHNDFLSVLPSKKEPHGILLQRNKRKFGDIDELSGITSAMEGVKLINGLECKIACSSSKISYVLDTQDFFFRPKRRRQASPETRSCRHRRDREERYRRLMATVSQ encoded by the exons GTCATAGCAAGGGTGAAGGAGCTATTCAAAGGGCACAACAATTTGATATTTGGATTTAACACTTTCTTGCCTAAGGGATATGAGATAACACTTGATGAGGAAGAGGCTCCTCCGAAGAAAACAGTTGAATTTGAAGAAGCGATTAGTTTTGTGAACAAGATAAAG AAACGATTCCAAAATGATGAGCATGTTTACAAATCATTCTTGGACATTTTGAACATGTACCGCAAAGAGCACAAGGACATTGGTGAGGTTTATAACGAG GTTGCTACCCTTTTCAAGGACCATAGAGATTTGCTTGATGAGTTCACTAGATTCTTACCAGATACTTCTCAAGCACCTTCTGCACAGCATGCTCCATATGGTCGAAGTTCATTGCAACGATTCAATGAGCGGAGTTCTACAGCACCCATGATGCGACAAGTGCATGTAGACAAG CAACGTTATCGACGAGACAGGATTCTTGGCTCTCATGATCGTGATCAGAGCGTTGATCGAGCTGATCTGGATGATGACAAAATAAACATGCACAAGGAGCAGAGGAAACGTGAGAATAGGGATAGAAGAGTCCGTGATCATGATGAGAGAGAACAAGATCTTGATAATGGCAGGGATTTGAACTTGCAACGCTTTCAAGACAAAAAGAAATCTGTCAAGAAGGCGGAAGGGTTTGCCATGGCTTCTGACTTTCCTTCATATGATGACAAAGATGCGTTAAAGA CCATGTATGGTCAAGCATTCAGCTTCTGCGAGAAAGTTAAGGAGAAGTTGAGCAGTTCTGATGACTACCAAGCATTCTTGAAGTGCCTTCACATTTTCAGCAATGGGATAATAAAAAGGAACGATTTGCAAAATTTG GTAACTGATTTACTTGGAAAACACTCCGATCTATTGCATGAATTCAATGATTTCCTGGAGCGTTGTGAAAATATTG ATGGATTCCTTGCTGGTGTCATGAGTAAAA AGTCCCTGTCTACCGATGGTCATATATCAAGATCATCAAAGTTGGAGGACAAAGATAAAGAGCACAAGCGTGAGATGGATGGACCTAAAGAGAAAGAAAGATACAGTAAATACTCGGGAAAATCCATTCAAGAACTTGATCTTAGTGATTGCAAACGTTGTACTCCAAGCTACAGGCTGCTGCCTGCAGAT TATCCAATTCCTGTGGCTAGTCAGAGATCTGAACTTGGAGCTCAAGTATTGAATGACCATTGGGTATCTGTGACTTCAGGAAGCGAGGATTACTCTTTCAAACATATGCGCAGGAATCAGTATGAAGAAAGCTTATTCAGATGCGAAGATGACAG ATTTGAAATGGACATGCTATTAGAGTCAGTGAGTTCTGCTGCGAAACGTGTAGAGGAGTTGTCTAATAGCATTAATGAGAATAAGATGGAGAACCTGGGCCGGATTGAAGATCAATTCACTG CTTTAAATTTAAGGTGTATTGAACGTTTGTACGGTGACCATGGTCTCGATGTGATAGACATTTTGCGTAAAAATCCAACTCATGCTCTGCCTGTAATATTGACTCGACTTAAGCAGAAACAAGAGGAGTGGACTAAGTGTCGTGCAGATTTCAATAAAGTTTGGGCTGAAATTTATGCTAAGAACCACTACAAGTCACTCGATCACCGTAGCTTCTATTTCAAGCAACAAGATTCAAAGAACTTGCACACGAAAT ATTTGGTGACTGAgattaaagaaattaaagagaagcaGCAAAAAGAGGATGATATTCTTCAGTCCATTGCTGCTGGAAGTAAACAGCCTCTAACTCCACATCTTGAGTTTGAATATCCTGATGCTGCAATTCATGAAGACTTGTATAAACTTATTCGGTATTCATGTGAGGAGATTTACTCTAGTAGGGAGTTGATGAATAAAACTATGAGGCTCTGGTGTACCTTTTTGGAGCCGATGCTTGGTGTTCCTTCCCGATCACATGGGACAGAAAAGGTGGAAGAGAGGAAAGCAGGGCCTAATGTTGGCAATGCAGGCAATGGAAGTCCTCATGGAGACTCCATTTCAATTAATTCAAGGTTACCAAAATCTGACAAGAATGAAGCGGATGGTAGAGTACCTGATGTAAAGAATGTTCACCGGACTAGTGCTGCAGCTAATGATAAAGAAAATGGATCTGTTGGTCGTGAAAATTTCTGTAGAGATGAACCCCCACTGGATAAAGGGCAGACAAATATAGAGTGCAACAATAAAGTCTCTGGGATTAATAAACAATTTTCTGCTGATGAACAAGGAGCTAAAAACAATGCATTAATTTCAGTTAGAGGAGAAAAATTAGAAGATAATCCTAGCAGGAACAACGAAGAATTGACTCCAG GCGCTGTCACTACTCCTTCTCGACCTACTGACGCTGACGAATCCGTACCTAAACCTCAGGAAGTAAATGCTACTTTGGTAGAG GGGTCTGATGTTACAGCTCCAGTTACAGTGGCCGATGGGGTACCAACTCAGAGCAGTAAAGTTAGAAGCCATGAAGAATCTGCTGGGCCTTGTAAAACTGAGAAGGAAGAGGGCGAGTTATCACCAAATGGTGATTCGGAGGAGGATAACTTTGTTGCTTATGGAGATTCAAATGTGCAGTCAATGTCCAAGTCAAAGCACACTATTGAGAGAAGAAAATATCAGTCCAGAATTGGAGAGGATGAGTCCTGCCCAGAGGCTGGAG ATGCAGATGATGAGGACAGTGAAAATGTGTCTGAAGCTGGTGAAGATGTCTCGGGCAGTGAATCTGCTGGTGATGAATGCTTCCGAGAGGACCACGAGGATGAGGAAGATATAGAgcatgatgatgttgatggtaagGCTGAGAGTGAAGGTGAAGCAGAGGGTACATGTGATGCACAATCTGCTGGAGGAGATGGTTCATCTCAGCCACATTCAGAAAGGTTTCTTTCGTCTGTGAAACCTCTGACAAAGCATGTTTCAGCAGTGTCATATGTTGAAGACATGAAGGATTCAAGGGTGTTTTACGGAAATGATGATTTCTATGCACTTTTTAGGCTTCATCAA CTTCTTTATGAAAGGATCTTGTCTGCAAAAACCAATGCCACGAATTCAGAAATGAAATGGAAAGCCAAGGATGCCAGCTCCCCAGATCCTTATTTGAA ATTTATGGATGCATTGTACAGCCTTCTTGATGGATCTTTTGAGAATGCAAAGTTTGAAGATGAATGCCGAGCAATTATTGGCAACCAGTCATATGTGTTATTCACATTGGACAAATTAATATATAAACTAGTTAGACAT cTTCAAAATGTTGCAACAGATGATATGGCCAATAAGCTGCTCCAATTGTATGAGTACGAAAAGTCTCGGAAACCTGGGAAACTAAACGATTCAGTATATCATGCAAATGCACATGTTATACTTAATGAGGACAATATATATCGATTGCAATGT TCCTCACCACCCTCTCGGCTATCCATCCAGCTCATGGACAATATGAATGAAAAGCCTGAGATGTTTGCTGTTTCTATTGatccaaatttttctttttaccttCACAATGATTTTCTCTCCGTCCTTCCTTCTAAAAAGGAACCCCATGGCATTTTACTTCAAAG AAACAAACGCAAATTTGGAGATATTGATGAGCTTTCTGGAATAACTTCTGCTATGGAAGGTGTCAAGCTAATTAATGGCTTGGAATGTAAGATAGCTTGCAGCTCGTCCAAG ATCTCCTATGTTCTCGACACACAAGATTTCTTTTTCCGGCCGAAAAGGAGAAGGCAAGCGTCACCGGAAACCAGATCTTGTCGGCACCGGAGGGACAGAGAGGAAAGATACCGCAGGTTGATGGCGACCGTGTCTCAATGA